One window of the Bradyrhizobium sp. NP1 genome contains the following:
- a CDS encoding Gfo/Idh/MocA family oxidoreductase, with translation MSVGKSSSGIEAGAKHPLRVGVIGAGVMGSNHARVLAGLPDIDLVGVVDPLPAHRTRATELTGCRTFESLDDLFAEGVDAVTVAAPTHLHHEVALACIARNIHVLVEKPIASTVEEGREIVAAAQRAGVTLMVGHVERFNPAVAAIKQAISGEDILSIAITRVGPFPPRMSNVGVVIDLAVHDIDLIRWFTESDIVEVQPQLSSAVAEREDIALLQFRTESGVLAHINTNWLTPFKARNVTVATRGKYVMGDLLTRQVTECFGFKPDGSYSMRHLPVGHDEPLRAELIAFLHAVRTNAVPAVTGDEGVASLEIATRCLETPARPAATAPARKGPRKVVG, from the coding sequence ATGAGTGTGGGAAAGTCCTCATCGGGGATTGAGGCAGGCGCGAAACATCCGCTTCGCGTCGGCGTGATCGGCGCGGGTGTGATGGGCAGCAATCATGCGCGCGTGCTGGCGGGGCTGCCCGACATCGATCTGGTCGGCGTCGTCGATCCGCTGCCGGCGCACCGTACCCGCGCGACCGAGCTGACCGGCTGCCGCACCTTCGAGAGCCTCGACGACCTGTTCGCCGAGGGCGTCGATGCCGTCACGGTGGCCGCGCCCACCCACCTGCATCACGAGGTCGCGCTCGCCTGCATCGCGCGCAACATCCATGTGCTGGTCGAAAAGCCGATCGCCTCCACGGTCGAGGAGGGACGGGAGATCGTCGCCGCCGCGCAGCGTGCCGGCGTCACGCTGATGGTCGGGCATGTCGAGCGCTTCAACCCGGCGGTCGCCGCGATCAAGCAGGCGATCTCGGGCGAGGACATCCTTTCGATCGCCATCACCCGCGTCGGCCCGTTCCCGCCGCGCATGTCCAATGTCGGCGTCGTGATCGATCTCGCCGTCCACGACATCGACCTGATCCGCTGGTTCACCGAATCCGACATCGTCGAGGTGCAGCCGCAACTTTCCAGCGCGGTGGCCGAGCGCGAGGACATCGCGCTGCTGCAGTTCCGCACTGAATCCGGCGTGCTCGCCCACATCAACACCAACTGGCTGACGCCGTTCAAGGCGCGCAACGTCACGGTCGCGACCCGCGGCAAATATGTGATGGGCGATCTCCTGACTCGGCAGGTCACCGAGTGCTTCGGCTTCAAGCCGGACGGCAGCTATTCGATGCGTCATCTTCCCGTCGGCCATGACGAGCCGCTGCGCGCCGAGCTGATTGCGTTCCTTCATGCCGTGCGCACCAATGCGGTGCCGGCGGTAACCGGCGATGAGGGCGTGGCCAGCCTCGAGATCGCCACTCGCTGCCTCGAAACGCCCGCCAGGCCGGCTGCGACTGCGCCCGCCCGCAAGGGGCCCCGCAAGGTTGTCGGCTAG
- a CDS encoding mannose-1-phosphate guanylyltransferase/mannose-6-phosphate isomerase: MTRKIIPLIMCGGAGTRLWPASREVRPKQFLPLFGARSTFQDTLARVSDPALFERPIVITNAAYRFMVLEQLAEIGIEADVLLEPARRDSGPAIAAGAVFARSRDEEAVVLALAADHVVRDTASFIAACREGLAAAEQGRIVTFGIKPERAATEYGYINPGETVAGAVRAVAKFVEKPDQAKAAEYLKAGYLWNSGNFMFRAAVLLDEYGKLDPDSVQAVTDAVARAGRDLGFVTLEPQAFGAAKAISIDYAVMEKTARAAVVPVSCGWSDVGSWHAVWELSDKDAQGNAARGAGVFEDSRNCNVVTDKALVALEGVDDLVVVATQDAVLVSRQKDANGLKRLVAKLKTVAPQVTEDHLKVHRPWGSYQSVDNGERHQVKRIIVKPGQRLSLQKHYHRSEHWIVVRGAARVTVNEDVKTVHENQSIYIPIGAVHRLENPGKILLELIEVQTGSYLGEDDIIRIEDDYRRS; this comes from the coding sequence ATGACGCGAAAAATCATTCCCCTGATCATGTGCGGCGGCGCCGGGACGCGGTTGTGGCCGGCCTCGCGCGAGGTGCGTCCCAAGCAGTTCCTGCCGCTGTTCGGCGCGCGCTCGACGTTCCAGGATACGCTGGCACGGGTGTCCGATCCGGCGCTGTTCGAACGGCCGATCGTCATCACCAATGCCGCCTATCGCTTCATGGTGCTGGAGCAGCTCGCCGAGATCGGCATCGAGGCCGACGTGCTGCTGGAGCCGGCACGGCGGGATTCCGGTCCTGCGATCGCCGCCGGCGCGGTGTTTGCCCGATCGCGCGACGAGGAGGCGGTGGTGCTGGCGCTTGCCGCCGACCACGTGGTGCGCGACACCGCTTCCTTCATCGCGGCCTGCCGCGAAGGGCTGGCGGCAGCGGAGCAGGGGCGGATCGTGACCTTCGGCATCAAGCCGGAGCGCGCGGCGACCGAATATGGCTACATCAATCCCGGCGAGACGGTTGCCGGCGCCGTGCGCGCGGTTGCGAAGTTCGTCGAGAAGCCGGACCAGGCCAAGGCCGCCGAATACCTCAAGGCCGGCTATCTCTGGAACAGCGGCAACTTCATGTTCCGTGCCGCCGTGCTGCTCGACGAATACGGCAAGCTCGATCCCGACAGCGTGCAGGCGGTGACCGACGCGGTCGCCCGGGCCGGGCGCGACCTCGGCTTCGTCACGCTGGAGCCGCAGGCCTTCGGCGCGGCCAAGGCGATCTCGATCGACTATGCGGTGATGGAAAAGACCGCGCGCGCGGCCGTGGTGCCGGTTTCCTGCGGCTGGTCGGACGTCGGCTCCTGGCACGCGGTGTGGGAATTGTCGGACAAGGACGCGCAGGGCAATGCGGCGCGCGGCGCCGGCGTGTTCGAGGATTCCCGCAACTGCAACGTCGTGACCGACAAGGCGCTGGTGGCGCTGGAAGGCGTCGACGATCTGGTGGTGGTGGCGACGCAGGATGCCGTGCTGGTGTCGCGCCAGAAGGACGCCAACGGGCTGAAGCGGCTGGTCGCGAAACTGAAGACGGTGGCGCCACAAGTCACCGAGGATCATCTCAAGGTGCACCGTCCCTGGGGCAGCTATCAGTCGGTCGACAATGGCGAGCGCCACCAGGTCAAGCGGATCATCGTCAAGCCGGGGCAGCGGCTGTCGCTGCAGAAGCACTACCACCGCTCCGAGCACTGGATCGTGGTGCGGGGCGCGGCGCGCGTCACCGTCAACGAGGACGTCAAGACCGTGCACGAGAACCAATCGATCTATATCCCGATCGGCGCGGTGCACCGGCTGGAAAACCCCGGCAAGATCCTGCTGGAGCTGATCGAGGTGCAGACCGGCAGCTATCTCGGCGAGGACGACATCATCCGCATCGAGGATGACTACCGGCGGTCGTAA
- a CDS encoding NAD-dependent epimerase: MGSKGTILVTGAAGFIGLHVARQLLESGHDVFGLDNLSSYYDPALKQSRLEILKRNPRFQFARVDLTDRAAIKALFQQHRFPRVIHLAAQAGVRYSLEHPHAYVDANLEGFVNVLEGCRHHGCEHLVFASSSSVYGANTRLPFSVHDNVDHPISLYAATKKANELMAHAYSHLYRIPATGLRFFTVYGPWGRPDMAMFLFTKAIIEGSPIKLFNHGKMRRDFTYVDDVAHAVVRLIDRPPQPNPAWSGDKPDPASSAAPWKIYNVGNNRPEELMHVVSLLEKELGRPAKKELLPMQPGDVPATYADIEDIARDIGFRPSTTIEEGVARFVSWYRDYHAIQ, encoded by the coding sequence ATGGGCTCGAAAGGGACAATTTTGGTGACCGGTGCGGCGGGCTTCATCGGCTTGCACGTCGCTCGCCAGTTGCTGGAATCCGGGCATGATGTCTTCGGCCTCGACAATCTCAGCAGTTACTATGACCCGGCCTTGAAACAGTCGCGGCTTGAAATCCTCAAGCGCAACCCTCGCTTCCAGTTCGCCCGTGTCGACCTCACCGATCGCGCGGCCATCAAGGCGCTGTTCCAGCAGCACCGGTTCCCCCGCGTGATCCATCTCGCCGCGCAGGCCGGCGTGCGCTATTCGCTGGAGCATCCGCACGCCTATGTCGACGCCAATCTCGAGGGTTTTGTCAACGTGCTGGAGGGCTGCCGCCATCATGGCTGCGAGCACCTCGTGTTCGCGTCATCCTCCTCGGTCTACGGCGCCAACACCAGGCTGCCGTTTTCCGTCCACGATAATGTCGATCATCCGATCAGCCTCTACGCAGCCACGAAGAAGGCCAACGAGCTGATGGCCCATGCCTATAGCCACCTCTATCGGATTCCGGCGACCGGCCTTCGCTTCTTCACGGTCTACGGTCCCTGGGGCCGGCCCGACATGGCGATGTTCCTGTTTACGAAGGCCATTATCGAGGGCAGCCCGATCAAGCTGTTCAACCACGGCAAGATGCGGCGCGACTTCACCTATGTCGACGATGTCGCCCACGCCGTCGTGCGGCTGATCGATCGTCCGCCGCAACCCAATCCGGCCTGGAGCGGGGACAAGCCCGATCCCGCGAGCAGCGCGGCGCCATGGAAAATCTACAATGTCGGCAACAATCGGCCAGAGGAGCTGATGCACGTCGTCTCGCTGCTGGAGAAGGAGCTCGGCCGGCCGGCCAAAAAAGAGCTGCTGCCGATGCAGCCCGGCGATGTCCCGGCCACCTATGCCGACATCGAGGACATTGCCCGCGATATCGGTTTCCGCCCATCCACGACCATCGAGGAGGGCGTCGCCCGCTTCGTGTCGTGGTATCGTGACTATCACGCAATCCAGTGA
- a CDS encoding lysylphosphatidylglycerol synthase transmembrane domain-containing protein: MRRILLSTLKILVSAALLYLALKKVDLRELAARLTNIASLGWIVMAIAATFAQIAFGVLRWREISAECGAPLAIGQAMRFNLIGTFFNQTLPSSIGGDAVRLWLVARNGAGWRAATYSIFIDRAVGLIALAIVIVASLPWSYRLIDDPQGRSALLFIDFAALAGGLGFLVFGKLQWPWLKRWWGTHHLHACAVIANRVLFSRTRGPRVVALSLTVHVLTVVIAWCVVQAIAAPVTFGQVFLLVPPVILITMLPISIAGWGVREATMGLAFGYAGLMANEGVNVSLLFGAVAFLVGAFGGLVWIFSAEKAERPSIPIQVPE; this comes from the coding sequence ATGCGCCGAATTCTGCTCTCCACGCTCAAGATACTGGTTTCGGCGGCCCTGCTTTACCTCGCGCTAAAGAAGGTCGACCTTCGCGAGCTTGCCGCTCGCCTGACCAATATCGCGAGCCTCGGCTGGATCGTGATGGCGATCGCCGCGACGTTTGCCCAGATCGCCTTCGGCGTCCTGCGCTGGCGCGAGATCAGCGCCGAATGCGGCGCGCCGCTGGCGATCGGACAGGCCATGCGGTTCAACCTGATCGGAACGTTCTTCAATCAAACTCTGCCATCCTCGATCGGAGGCGACGCGGTCCGGCTCTGGCTGGTGGCGCGCAACGGCGCGGGATGGCGCGCGGCCACCTATTCGATCTTTATCGACCGCGCCGTCGGACTGATCGCGCTCGCGATCGTGATCGTCGCCAGCCTGCCCTGGAGCTACCGGCTGATCGACGACCCGCAGGGCCGGTCCGCGCTGCTGTTCATCGATTTCGCCGCGCTGGCCGGAGGCCTCGGATTCCTGGTTTTCGGCAAGCTGCAATGGCCGTGGCTGAAGCGCTGGTGGGGCACGCATCACCTTCACGCCTGCGCGGTCATTGCCAACCGCGTGCTGTTCAGCCGCACGCGCGGTCCCAGGGTCGTGGCCTTGTCGCTGACCGTGCACGTCCTTACCGTCGTGATCGCCTGGTGCGTCGTGCAGGCGATCGCGGCGCCGGTGACATTCGGCCAGGTCTTCCTGCTCGTTCCGCCGGTCATCCTCATCACGATGCTGCCGATCTCGATCGCGGGCTGGGGCGTGCGCGAAGCGACGATGGGACTGGCGTTCGGCTATGCGGGCCTGATGGCCAACGAAGGCGTGAATGTTTCCCTGCTGTTCGGAGCGGTTGCCTTTCTCGTCGGCGCGTTCGGCGGGCTGGTGTGGATATTCAGCGCCGAAAAGGCGGAGCGGCCTTCGATTCCGATCCAAGTTCCTGAATAG